The Canis aureus isolate CA01 chromosome 9, VMU_Caureus_v.1.0, whole genome shotgun sequence genome has a segment encoding these proteins:
- the SERPINA3 gene encoding alpha-1-antichymotrypsin isoform X2 → MSPLLALGLLVAGLCPTVHCLPEGMRDPENVTQEDLPNETSENSLRLASSNTDFTLSLYKELASKSPDKNVIFSPMSISIALAFLSLGAQGTTQTEILEGLKFNLTEIPDREIHRGFQHLLRALHQPSSELQLSVGNAMFVGEQLKLLETFVEDARALYASEAFSTNFQNSAAAEKLINDYVKNRTQGKIVDLVKDLDLHTAVVLVNYIFLKAKWKTPFDPRDTFKSKFQVSKSRSVKVPMMNLEDVWVPYFRDDALSCTVVELQYTSNDSALFVLPDEGRMEAVEAMLLPETLRRWTHSLQMRRIDNLYLPKFSISSSYNLEDVLPQLGVREVFTNQADLSRVTGHKNLAVSQDPSAKLGRVATLWVPGQSSSPASRVLSPPQQMKPLAARMEGERK, encoded by the exons ATGTCACCCCTCTTGGCTCTGGGGCTCCTGGTGGCCGGGCTCTGTCCCACTGTCCACTGCCTCCCGGAGGGCATGCGTGACCCGGAGAACGTCACCCAGGAGGATCTACCCAATGAGACGTCTGAGAACAGCCTCCGATTAGCCTCCAGCAACACCGACTTCACCCTCAGCCTCTACAAGGAGCTGGCTTCGAAGAGCCCCGACAAGAATGTCATCTTCTCCCCGATGAGCATCTCCATCGCCTTGGCCTTCTTATCCCTGGGGGCCCAAGGCACCACCCAGACCGAGATCCTCGAAGGCCTCAAGTTCAACCTCACGGAGATCCCCGACAGGGAGATCCACCGGGGCTTCCAGCACCTGCTGCGGGCCCTCCACCAGCCCAGCAGCGAGCTGCAGCTGAGCGTGGGCAATGCCATGTTTGTGGGGGAGCAGCTGAAGCTGCTAGAGACGTTCGTGGAAGACGCCAGGGCGCTGTACGCCTCGGAGGCCTTCTCCACCAACTTCCAGAACTCTGCTGCCGCCGAGAAGCTCATCAACGACTATGTGAAGAATAGGACGCAGGGGAAAATTGTGGATTTGGTCAAGGACCTTGACCTACACACGGCAGTGGTCCTGGTGAATTACATCTTCCTTAAAG CCAAGTGGAAGACACCCTTTGACCCCCGAGATACTTTCAAGTCCAAGTTCCAAGTGAGCAAGAGCAGGTCGGTGAAAGTGCCCATGATGAACCTTGAGGACGTGTGGGTGCCTTACTTCCGGGACGACGCGCTGTCCTGCACAGTAGTGGAGCTCCAGTACACCAGCAACGACAGTGCGCTCTTCGTCCTCCCCGACGAGGGCAGAATGGAGGCAGTGGAGGCCATGCTCCTCCCAGAGACGCTGAGGAGGTGGACACACTCCCTGCAGATGAG GAGGATAGACAACCTCTACCTGCCAAAGTTTTCCATCTCCAGCAGCTATAATCTGGAAGATGTCCTTCCCCAGCTGGGCGTGAGAGAAGTCTTCACCAACCAGGCCGACCTGTCGAGAGTCACAGGGCACAAGAACCTGGCAGTTTCCCAG GATCCCTCAGCAAAACTGGGGAGAGTAGCTACTTTGTGGGTTCCTGGTCAGAGCTCCTCACCTGCCTCCCGAGTTCTGAGTCCTCCCCAACAGATGAAGCCCTTAGCAGCCAGAATGGAGggtgagagaaaatga
- the SERPINA3 gene encoding alpha-1-antichymotrypsin isoform X1, whose protein sequence is MSPLLALGLLVAGLCPTVHCLPEGMRDPENVTQEDLPNETSENSLRLASSNTDFTLSLYKELASKSPDKNVIFSPMSISIALAFLSLGAQGTTQTEILEGLKFNLTEIPDREIHRGFQHLLRALHQPSSELQLSVGNAMFVGEQLKLLETFVEDARALYASEAFSTNFQNSAAAEKLINDYVKNRTQGKIVDLVKDLDLHTAVVLVNYIFLKAKWKTPFDPRDTFKSKFQVSKSRSVKVPMMNLEDVWVPYFRDDALSCTVVELQYTSNDSALFVLPDEGRMEAVEAMLLPETLRRWTHSLQMRRIDNLYLPKFSISSSYNLEDVLPQLGVREVFTNQADLSRVTGHKNLAVSQIVHKTLLDVTELGTEAAAATGSKVVFLSGKIGPLVTVRFNRPFLFCIHHKDTENILFWGKVTNPNQA, encoded by the exons ATGTCACCCCTCTTGGCTCTGGGGCTCCTGGTGGCCGGGCTCTGTCCCACTGTCCACTGCCTCCCGGAGGGCATGCGTGACCCGGAGAACGTCACCCAGGAGGATCTACCCAATGAGACGTCTGAGAACAGCCTCCGATTAGCCTCCAGCAACACCGACTTCACCCTCAGCCTCTACAAGGAGCTGGCTTCGAAGAGCCCCGACAAGAATGTCATCTTCTCCCCGATGAGCATCTCCATCGCCTTGGCCTTCTTATCCCTGGGGGCCCAAGGCACCACCCAGACCGAGATCCTCGAAGGCCTCAAGTTCAACCTCACGGAGATCCCCGACAGGGAGATCCACCGGGGCTTCCAGCACCTGCTGCGGGCCCTCCACCAGCCCAGCAGCGAGCTGCAGCTGAGCGTGGGCAATGCCATGTTTGTGGGGGAGCAGCTGAAGCTGCTAGAGACGTTCGTGGAAGACGCCAGGGCGCTGTACGCCTCGGAGGCCTTCTCCACCAACTTCCAGAACTCTGCTGCCGCCGAGAAGCTCATCAACGACTATGTGAAGAATAGGACGCAGGGGAAAATTGTGGATTTGGTCAAGGACCTTGACCTACACACGGCAGTGGTCCTGGTGAATTACATCTTCCTTAAAG CCAAGTGGAAGACACCCTTTGACCCCCGAGATACTTTCAAGTCCAAGTTCCAAGTGAGCAAGAGCAGGTCGGTGAAAGTGCCCATGATGAACCTTGAGGACGTGTGGGTGCCTTACTTCCGGGACGACGCGCTGTCCTGCACAGTAGTGGAGCTCCAGTACACCAGCAACGACAGTGCGCTCTTCGTCCTCCCCGACGAGGGCAGAATGGAGGCAGTGGAGGCCATGCTCCTCCCAGAGACGCTGAGGAGGTGGACACACTCCCTGCAGATGAG GAGGATAGACAACCTCTACCTGCCAAAGTTTTCCATCTCCAGCAGCTATAATCTGGAAGATGTCCTTCCCCAGCTGGGCGTGAGAGAAGTCTTCACCAACCAGGCCGACCTGTCGAGAGTCACAGGGCACAAGAACCTGGCAGTTTCCCAG ATAGTCCACAAGACCCTGCTCGATGTGACCGAGTTGGGCACAGAAGCCGCTGCCGCCACGGGAAGTAAAGTTGTTTTTTTATCTGGAAAGATCGGCCCACTGGTCACTGTTCGTTTCAACAGACCCTTTCTGTTCTGCATACACCACAAAGATACGGAGAACATCCTCTTCTGGGGCAAGGTCACCAACCCCAATCAAGCCTAG